One Ricinus communis isolate WT05 ecotype wild-type chromosome 1, ASM1957865v1, whole genome shotgun sequence DNA window includes the following coding sequences:
- the LOC125369802 gene encoding uncharacterized protein LOC125369802 yields the protein MTFTCPYGTFAYRRMPFGLCNVPATFQRCMTTIFHDMIEESMEVFMDDFSIFSNSFSHCLHNLERMLARCVEANLVLNWEKCHFMVQEGIVLGLKVSNAGMEVDRAKVEFISKLPPPTSVRAARSFLRHAGFYRRFIKDFSKIARPLTQLLVKDLPFVFDDDCLAAFELLKEKLTTAPIMVSPDWELPFELMCDANDFAVGAVLGQCREKKFQPVTNAIPWFSDYANYLAARVLPKGMTSQQKKKFFADLKYYIWDDPFLFRIYADQIITRCVYGEEVIQILKHCHEGPVGGHQAANHTARKVLDAGFYWSTILQDARAYVQYILVAVEYFSKWHEVQALPTNDARVVVRYGVSQRFSTAYHPQTSRQVEVTNRGLKHILEKTIGASRKDKATKLDYRTSTGFTPFRLVYGKGCHLPVELEYKALWALKSCNFDLDSAGRQRQCQLNELEEWHQQAYENSTIYKAKTKQWHDKRLKGLKEFNIGDSVLLFNSRLRLFPGKLKSRWSGPFTVMQVFPYEPVAGFQQLDTISFRLAEQTFTISVQQFGVHLGLWTEEDVAGEVYSHCIPTPGVSYPQMWAEISDEAEGIHQRQSADIGYLLARQISAFCNNSKKSHFDIPLADDPVDPSFPTEHPSPEQLDEPPIDAVPADPPAPAGDTTSDPQRAAIPPPQTS from the exons ATGACATTCACTTGTCCTTATGGCACTTTTGCCTATAGGAGGATGCCGTTTGGCTTGTGTAATGTGCCTGCGACCTTTCAACGGTGTATGACGACCATTTTCCATGACATGATAGAGGAGTCGATGGAGGTcttcatggatgacttctctataTTTAGTAACTCTTTTTCCCATTGTTTGCATAATTTGGAAAggatgttagctaggtgtGTTGAAGCTAACCTTGTGTTGAATTGGGAAAAATGCCATTTTATGGTCCAAGAGGGTATAGTGTTAGGACTTAAAGTGTCAAATGCAGGGATGGAAGTAGATAGAGCTAAAGTGGAATTTATAAGTAAGCTACCTCCCCCTACTTCAGTTAGGGCTGCTAGAAGTTTCTTAAGGCATGCAGGGTTTTATAGAagattcattaaggacttttctaagattgctaggcctttaactcaattgctAGTAAAAGATTTGCCTTTTGTATTTGATGATGATTGTTTAGcagcttttgagttattaaaggaaaaactgACCACGGCTCCCATCATGGTTTCTCCTGATTGGGAGTTGCCCTTTGAGCTTATGTGCGATGCTAATGattttgcagttggagctgttttaggcCAATGTAGAGAGAAGAAGTTCCAACCT GTAACTAATGCTATtccttggttttctgattatgctaATTATTTGGCTGCAAGGGTACTCCCAAAAGGTATGACAAgccagcaaaagaagaaattctttgctgacTTGAAGTACTACATTTGGGACGACCCCTTCTTGTTTAGGATTTATGCAGATCAAATTATCACGAGGTGTGTATATGGGGAGGAGGTCATTCAAATTCTCAAGCATTGTCATGAGGGACCGGTTGGTGGACACCAAGCCGCAAACCATACGGCTAGGAAGGTTTTAGATGCTGGTTTTTATTGGTCGACTATCTTACAGGATGCACGAGCATATGTccag TATATATTGGTTgctgttgaatatttttctaaatggcATGAGGTACAAGCCTTGCCTACTAATGATGCTAGGGTAGTTGTGAG ATATGGAGTATCTCAACGATTCTCCACGgcttatcacccacaaacgaGTAGGCAAGtagaggttactaatagggggCTTAAGCACATTTTAGAGAAGACTATAGGAGCTAGTAGGAAAGACAAGGCTACAAAGCTAGACTATAGGACTTCTACAGGGTTCACTCCCTTTAGGCTTGTGTATGGGAAAGGTTGCCATTTACCTGTTGAGCTAGAATATAAAGCGTTATGGGCACTTAAATCTTGTAACTTTGATTTAGATAGTGCAGGTAGACAGAGGCAGTGTCAACTAAATGAACTAGAGGAGTGGCATCAACAAGCTTATGAAAATTCGACAATCTATAAGGCAAAGACCAAACAGTGGCATGACAAGCGATTGAAAGGTTTGAAGGAGTTTAATATAGGAGATAGTGTGTTGTTATTTAACTCTCGTCTCCGTTTATTTCCAGGAAAGCTGAAGAGTCGCTGGTCGGGGCCATTTACAGTGATGCAAGTCTTCCCTTATG AGCCAGTTGCGGGCTTTCAGCAGCTGGATACTATTAGTTTTAGACTAGCAGAGCAGACTTTCACGATAAGTGTACAacagtttggggtacacttggGTTTATGGACTGAGGAGGATGTAGCTGGGGAGGTATATAGTCATTGTATACCCACgcctggtgtgtcatatccgcagATGTGGGCTGAGATTTCTGATGAAGCTGAAGG caTCCACCAGCGCCAGTCAGCCGACATAGGATACTTGTTGGCCAGACAGATTAGTGCCTtctgcaacaactcaaagaag agccattttgacatccctctagcggatgatccagTTGACCCTTCTTTTCCGACTGAGCATCCTTCACCAGAGCAGCTTGATGAGCCTCCTATCGATGCTGTTCCTGCTGACCCACCAGCTCCTGCAggtgacactacttccgacCCTCAGCGAGCAGCCATTCCTCCACCACAGACTAGCTAG
- the LOC125369805 gene encoding uncharacterized protein LOC125369805, whose amino-acid sequence MVDAVAGGALNSKTPEQAQNLIEEMAMDNYQCGPHYDANCNAGGIFASSSTSSNVFADHEQDNYMRNAPEQQNNPYSSTYNPGWRNHSNFSWRNNNAQGPPGFQRLHQQPPQQQQQARPSELPPPAEKKSNLEELMMKFITSTETRQQGELPSTTEPNLREHVNAITLRSGRLVSAPSKHVFDDATIDVQIEASSKVKESEREKLQPILIREYQPKIPYPARLKQVEAQEQFSKLLDIFRQLHINLPFVDVLKQMPKYAKFLKDILSNKSKLEEVAFVKLNEEYSIEFQSDLPEKRHDPGSFTIPCTLGNLWVDEALADLGASINIMPTSMFNELGLGEAKPTRICIQLADHSVKLPREIVENMLVKTFPCHARAKIDVFEGKLEITVGDDCVTFSLPLVESPPANQVHAIYAIDGIGFACDKPAHDILIDSAMHPSLPVDMCHSFKENNLHQFETSHYDTREKGSCKFFYDRSSRQDWEWMTRHPNLAWRAPPWASTAPIGLSPCGYMPQAPAYNAPTFSICQQGRDATAESS is encoded by the exons ATGGTGGATGCTGTAGCAGGTGGAGCTTTAAACAGTAAGACACCGGAGCAGGCGCAGAAcctgatagaggagatggccatggACAACTACCAATG TGGCCCGCATTACGATGCAAACTGTAATGCGGGAGGTATATTTGCTAGTTCCTCTACTTCATCTAATGTTTTTGCTGACCATGAACAGGATAATTACATGCGGAATGCACCCGAACAGCAGAACAACCCTTATAGCAGCACATACAATCCTGGGTGGAGAAATCACTCCAATTTTAGTTGGCGCAACAATAATGCCCAGGGTCCACCAGGTTTTCAGAGACTGCATCAGCAACCGCCACAGCAACAGCAGCAAGCTAGACCATCAGAGCTTCCTCCACCAGCCGAGAAGAAATCTAacttggaggagctgatgatgaaatTTATCACGTCGACTGAGACAAG GCAACAAGGAGAGCTCCCCAGCACCACTGAGCCTAACCTGAGGGAGCACGTGaatgccatcactttgcgttcaggtaggttagtttcagctccttctaagcATGTTTTTGATGATGCTACTATTGATGTGCAGATCGAGGCGAGCAGTAAGGTTAAGGAATCCGAGAGGGAAAAGTTGCAACCAATCCTAATCAGGGAGTATCAACccaagattccttatcctgctagacTGAAGCAAGTAGAAGCACAAGAGCAGTTCAGTAAgcttttagatatttttagacaactgcatattaacttgccttttgttGATGTATTGAAGCAAATGCCAAAGTATGCAAAATTCTtgaaggacatacttagcaaCAAAAGCAAGCTGGAAGAGGTAGCATTTGTAAAGCTCAATGAAGAGTACTCAATAGAGTTTCAAAGTGATTTACCAGAGAAACGTCATGacccagggagttttactattccttgcactttGGGTAACTTGTGGGTTGATGAggcattagctgatttaggcGCTAGCATAAATATAATGCCCACAAGTATGTTTAATGAGCTAGGTTTAGGGGAAGCAAAACCTACTAGGATATgtattcaattagctgatcattctgttaagcttcctagggaGATTGTAGAAAATATGCTAGTCAAG acctttccttgccacgcTAGAGCCAAAATAGATGTATTCGAGGGAAAGTTAGAGATTACTGTAGGGGATGATTGTGTTACTTTCAGTTTACCCCTAGTCGAGAGTCCTCCCGCCAATCAGGTTCATGCCATTTACGCTATTGACGGGATTGGTTTTGCATGTGATAAACCAGCACATGATATACTAATAGATTCTGCTATGCATCCTTCTTTGCCTGTTGATATGTGTCactcttttaaagaaaacaacttgcatcaatttgaaacttcGCATTATGATACACgcgagaagggtagttgcaagtttttTTATGACAGGTCATCTAGACAGGATTGGGAGTGGATGACTAGACATCCCAACTTGGCATGGAGAGCACCTCCTTGGGCATCTACTGCGCCCATTGGACTGTCTCCTTGTGGTTATATGCCTCAGGCCCCAGCTTATAATGCGCCCACCTTCTCAATTTGCCAACAGGGCAGGGATGCTACTGCAGAGTCCAGCTAA